One stretch of Tribolium castaneum strain GA2 chromosome 5, icTriCast1.1, whole genome shotgun sequence DNA includes these proteins:
- the LOC103312419 gene encoding maternal protein tudor isoform X4, with amino-acid sequence MRNTSLTTQEAVLLSMMPRAPLQPPPIQQQSIATYKAFTLEPGSQYEVYVSYVTDGPCNFSVQLKQSEEVLGKLMKEINSMTLTPIEGIPIPGTVCLARCTEDGHICRAVVTNEVDGQFKVFYVDFGNFEVIPLESLYEIPFKFVIPKVMAIRFALAGVEKSTVTLEMQCAFKQFVDNRLIHMKVMPMTTRTSLPRCELWDPESGISALDIVTKAALSNYPDHITLHRGFSQTVKISYVFSCNRFYVQLKAKQDELLRLMLDIQVLCNEAETLNSNTIKVGLPCYALYEGDQQWYRSQIVEVLGAGQVKVHYVDYGNEEVVSMNLLKPIEGKQLTKMRPQAIECCLNGYQNMEPDLERDNLLEELILEHEFTMKVVEMQGKKALVELIDSANYNVASLLLDKIAVTRSQVSPMLVQAGNKIEHRKYSQPFNSRESSQRTEQRKPGGHRQWGDSLNGNPAWRQDARGPRSRNSFDSEPDENNTWRQNNKGFNKNYDRNKRDELNDSTDSERHSTKGFNRNDRNRNESRNTEGSWKQNSGFNKSQDRFNKDRNNRNNDWGGSGDERKNFREKDSWGGDRNNDRQNNSKESWGGNDQQNSNSPNDGWGSSKENYRQNYNSRGNKGDWDNNRENDKRNFNSRENNDWGDRKGFQPRDRDNFKPRKRFEDGNNDWNNGDKDSSQPWKKSEDGGGDWNADSTHRSGGGFKKREFKREASELSSSGSEKSFRKGGNFRNNKPDFRKPNRSPRGNFGGDSGDGWNTGASTATEVLNAAPSTAKFTILNVDNTEANVVISWFHNPSQFYCQIESTQDEFKRMMEEIQQAYKGRQAGTATVGAPVIGLFPEDRVLYRAKVLETLGSQYKVYYVDFGNVSVIDKVWPIEKRFMELPAQAICCKLRGIDPPTDTWPEANNYGQYFDKKQFFCKFISTEDTRVAIELKYDNEDIASLLLKDGLAKACVTPPEPELPLLIGQQFRALLLSVNSLGDFLMSLQNGAVLKCSVFNLSASTETWEDSLKEKINHILIVYVDDLKEDRLEVTLYDENGAKIKLINNDEGAYESVELLCPYLILSSQISGEIAHIEQTTVYLQPADCAENIQYFLNSAFEYYESFTPEEPLTPTEGFVYAVKSPDTNWYRGRVVSLDDNKQVTVNYIDYGNSEQVNFDALRELTAEFMTIPILCVPIAIKGVTEELIGEFVSINLTFTETGLEGTLQEKEVTVVPTEGKQIEQIATDVTEKPNLEEVAQTTCGTQVVLSHTDSPSDFYLQLAESIEGIEELQARLQELAPEMTDIENPVIGVLCAAPYSVDQQWYRAQVLDADSDITTVRFVDYGNTDVLDNHTTRVKTLPTDLLSLEVHATRCRLKIKPIDEEWTSVASERFEQLASVENLTAQFISQDEKTNYVELYSDGTNVREILIAENLALPDEVVPEASSTVGFVSHLNSPSEFWIQFENCVEGLEWVAEQLSGAENFPELEDLAPGVLCAALFPDDQMWYRARILSNTVAGIEVLFVDYGNSCTSCSLRDLPEDLVMLPPLAQKCSLQKPEGLTVWGPEMVRKFVEIAADGQTTFHVNKLSTGETASVVLLLDGVDVTTLIVPQTEEVSVKSFEGLDEIVLVKKGGEEMQTKFKLEPLPDGVWSEDSVKKFAEMNNNGTTVFQAEFVSDDMIRLYLGLNDIRLELNGIKTTTPTSSPLKTRTTDTHSTHETSTSSTEANLDGNEGFVKGLVAEIIENSTNLHECVEEDVCDEECIDIIKSLLTDIIEESTNLIETTQSTNHELNVELIENAVQSEEKEFESKSSEKVPVAETVTMEDEKKETEAVTPEEVPTVIEKKEAETVTSEEVSTVSEKKEAEKPAEDIKTTEAVVASDNSENQDKPEVKENDQ; translated from the exons ATGAGAAACACTTCGCTCACGACGCAGGAGGCCGTGCTTTTGTCCATGATGCCGAGGGCGCCGCTCCAGCCGCCCCCGATTCAGCAGCAGAGTATTGCCACCTACAAGGCGTTCACGCTTGAACCAGGAAGCCAATATGAAGTTTATGTGTCGTATGTCACTGATGGACCGTGCAATTTTTCCGTTCAGTTGAAGCAATCTGAAGAGGTGTTGGGGAAGTTGATGAAGGAGATTAATTCGATGACGCTGACGCCCATTGAAGGGATTCCGATTCCGGGGACTGTTTGTTTGGCGAGGTGTACGGAAGATGGGCATATTTGCAGGGCGGTGGTTACCAATGAAGTTGATGGGCAATTCAAG GTGTTCTATGTGGATTTCGGCAACTTCGAAGTCATCCCTTTAGAATCACTTTACGAAATCCCCTTCAAATTCgtaattcctaaagttatggCCATCCGTTTCGCCCTTGCAGGCGTCGAAAAATCCACCGTCACGCTCGAAATGCAATGCGCCTTCAAACAATTCGTCGACAATCGTCTCATCCACATGAAAGTTATGCCGATGACGACGCGAACATCACTCCCTCGATGCGAACTCTGGGACCCCGAATCGGGAATCAGCGCTCTGGACATTGTCACAAAAGCCGCTTTGTCCAACTATCCAGACCACATCACACTCCATCGCGGTTTCAGTCAAACCGTCAAAATCAGTTACGTCTTCAGTTGTAACCGATTTTACGTCCAATTGAAAGCGAAACAAGACGAATTATTACGACTCATGTTGGATATTCAAGTTTTGTGTAATGAGGCTGAAACTTTGAACAGTAACACAATTAAAGTTGGATTGCCTTGCTATGCATTATATGAGGGAGATCAACAATGGTACCGAAGTCAAATTGTTGAAGTGCTGGGCGCAGGACAGGTTAAAGTCCATTATGTTGACTATGGGAATGAGGAAGTTGTTTCGATGAATTTGCTCAAACCGATCGAAGGGAAACAATTGACGAAAATGAGGCCTCAAGCCATTGAATGTTGTCTCAACGGTTACCAGAATATGGAACCAGATCTCGAACGTGATAATCTACTCGAAGAACTTATTTTGGAACATGAATTTACGATGAAAGTTGTCGAAATGCAAGGCAAGAAAGCATTGGTCGAATTGATCGATTCGGCGAATTATAATGTGGCGTCGTTATTGTTGGATAAAATCGCAGTTACACGGTCTCAAGTCAGTCCGATGTTGGTGCAAGCCGGTAATAAAATCGAACATAGGAAATATTCGCAGCCTTTTAATTCGAGAGAATCATCGCAAAGGACCGAACAACGTAAACCGGg CGGGCATAGACAGTGGGGTGATTCTCTAAATGGCAATCCTGCATGGAGGCAGGATGCTAGAGGACCTCG aagtcGAAACAGCTTCGACTCCGAACCCGACGAAAACAATACTTGGAGGCAAAACAATAAAGGTTTCAA TAAAAATTACGATCGAAATAAACGAGACGAATTAAACGATTCCACCGATAGCGAAAGACATagcactaaaggttttaatcGAAATGATAGAAATAGAAACGAATCACGAAACACTGAGGGCTCTTGGAAACAAAACAGTGGTTTCAA TAAAAGTCAGGATAGGTTTAACAAGGATCGGAATAATCGAAATAATGATTGGGGTGGTAGTGGAGATGAGcgtaaaaatttcagagagAAAGACAGTTGGGGTGGGGATAGAAATAATGACCGGCAAAATAATTCCAAAGAAAGTTGGGGTGGTAATGACCAACAGAATAGTAATTCTCCTAATGATGGTTGGGGTAGTAGCAAGGAAAATTATCGACAGAATTATAATTCGAGGGGTAATAAAGGCGATTGGGATAACAATCGCGAAAATGACAAGCGGAATTTTAATTCGCGGGAAAACAACGATTGGGGTGATCGCAAAGGTTTCCAACCAAGAGATAGAGACAATTTCAAACCGAGAAAAAGATTTGAAGACGGAAACAATGACTGGAATAATGGAGATAAAGATAGTTCTCAACCGTGGAAAAA ATCTGAAGACGGCGGCGGTGATTGGAATGCAGATTCGACACATAGGTCTGGTGGTGGTTTTAAAAAGAGGGAATTCAAGCGAGAGGCAAGCGAACTCAGTTCGAGCGGTTCCGAGAAAAGTTTCCGAAAAGGGGGCAATTTTCGGAACAATAAACCCGATTTTAGGAAACCAAACAGGTCACCTAGAGGTAATTTTGGTGGTGATTCAGGTGATGGATGGAACACTGGAGCTAGTACCGCTACTGAGGTACTTAATGCTGCTCCAAGTACAGCCAAATTTACAATCTTAAATGTCGACAATACTGAGGCTAATGTTGTAATTAGTTGGTTCCATAATCCGTCACAATTTTACTGCCAGATTGAAAGTACTCAA gACGAGTTCAAACGAATGATGGAAGAAATCCAACAAGCATACAAAGGCCGTCAGGCGGGTACTGCAACTGTTGGTGCCCCCGTAATTGGATTATTTCCCGAAGATCGTGTCCTCTATCGGGCCAAAGTCTTGGAGACTTTAGGCTCTCAATATAAAGTTTATTATGTCGATTTTGGTAATGTTTCTGTGATAGATAAAGTGTGGCCAATCGAAAAGCGATTTATGGAACTTCCCGCTCAGGCTATATGTTGTAAATTGAGGGGAATTGACCCACCTACAGACACTTGGCCTGAAGCTAATAACTATGGTCAGTATTTCGACAAGAAGCAattcttttgtaaatttatttcaacagAAGATACAAG AGTTGCTATAGAGTTGAAATATGATAACGAAGATATTGCAAGCTTGTTGTTGAAAGATGGGTTAGCGAAAGCTTGTGTCACGCCACCAGAACCCGAATTGCCTTTACTGATTGGACAGCAATTTAGAGCGTTGTTGCTCAGTGTTAATAGTTTGGGTGATTTCTTGATGTCGCTGCAGAACGGTGCTGTGTTGAAATGTAGTGTTTTTAATCTGAGTGCATCGACCGAAACGTGGGAGGATAGTCTCAAGGAGAAGATCAACCACATTTTGATTGTTTACGTCGACGACTTGAAAGAGGATAG ACTCGAAGTGACTTTATACGATGAAAACGGTGCGAAAATCAAGCTTATTAACAACGACGAGGGCGCCTACGAATCGGTCGAACTCCTTTGTCCTTACTTAATCCTTAGTTCGCAAATTTCCGGTGAAATTGCACACATTGAACAAACCACAGTTTATCTTCAACCGGCCGATTGTGCCGAAAATATCCAATACTTCCTAAACTCAGCATTCGAATATTATGAAAGTTTCACCCCCGAAGAACCCCTAACACCTACCGAAGGTTTCGTTTATGCCGTTAAGAGCCCAGACACTAATTGGTATCGAGGCCGTGTCGTAAGCCTCGACGATAATAAACAAGTCACAGTGAATTACATAGATTATGGCAATTCGGAACAAGTTAATTTCGATGCTTTGCGAGAACTTACCGCCGAATTTATGACAATTCCCATTTTGTGTGTTCCTATAGCGATTAAAGGTGTTACGGAAGAATTAATCGGTGAATTTGTTTCGATTAATTTGACGTTTACCGAAACGGGGCTAGAAGGCACCTTACAGGAAAAGGAAGTGACTGTAGTACCGACTGAAGGCAaacaaattgaacaaattgcGACTGACGTAACCGAAAAACCGAATCTCGAAGAAGTGGCTCAAACTACTTGCGGTACTCAGGTCGTACTAAGTCACACTGATAGTCCGagtgatttttatttacaattagcCGAATCGATTGAAGGTATCGAAGAATTGCAAGCGAGGCTTCAGGAACTAGCTCCGGAAATGACCGATATTGAAAATCCAGTTATTGGAGTACTTTGTGCTGCACCCTATTCTGTGGATCAACAGTGGTACCGAGCACAAGTCTTAGACGCTGATAGCGACATAACTACGGTACGTTTTGTCGATTATGGCAATACAGACGTTCTGGATAACCACACAACTCGCGTTAAAACCCTTCCAACTGATTTACTTTCTTTGGAAGTTCATGCGACCAGATGTCGCCTCAAAATCAAACCAATCGACGAAGAATGGACAAGTGTTGCTTCGGAACGCTTCGAACAATTGGCCAGTGTTGAGAATCTCACCGCACAATTTATCAGTCAAGACGAGAAAACCAACTATGTGGAATTGTACTCAGACGGTACCAACGTTCGCGAGATTTTAATCGCGGAGAATTTGGCGCTTCCTGACGAAGTCGTACCGGAAGCAAGCAGTACTGTTGGTTTTGTTAGCCACTTAAATTCGCCCTCCGAGTTTTGGATCCAGTTCGAAAACTGTGTCGAAGGCCTGGAATGGGTTGCGGAACAGTTATCCGGAGCGGAAAATTTCCCCGAACTTGAAGATTTGGCTCCGGGGGTTTTATGCGCGGCGTTGTTTCCCGATGATCAAATGTGGTACCGTGCCCGGATTTTGTCGAATACTGTCGCTGGGATTGAAGTACTGTTTGTCGATTATGGCAATTCTTGTACGAGTTGTAGTCTGAGAGATCTTCCCGAAGATTTGGTTATGTTGCCACCACTGGCGCAAAAATGTAGTCTACAAAAACCGGAAGGTTTGACGGTTTGGGGGCCGGAAATGGTCCGGAAGTTTGTCGAGATTGCGGCAGATGGTCAAACTACTTTCCATGTGAATAAGTTGAGTACTGGCGAGACGGCGTCCGTTGTTTTGTTGCTTGATGGGGTTGATGTCACTACGTTGATTGTGCCCCAGACTGAGGAAGTGAGTGTTAAGAGTTTTGAAGGGTTGGATGAGATTGTGTTGGTTAAAAAAGGGGGTGAGGAGATGCAAACGAAGTTTAAGTTGGAGCCGCTTCCCGATGGTGTCTGGAGTGAGGACTCGGTAAAGAAGTTTGCAGAGATGAATAATAACG GAACCACCGTCTTCCAGGCCGAATTCGTTTCAGACGATATGATTCGATTGTACCTCGGTTTGAATGACATTCGACTCGAATTGAACGGAATTAAAACCACAACACCGACATCTAGTCCGCTGAAAACACGAACAACTGACACACATTCCACACATGAAACGAGTACCAGCAGTACTGAAGCCAATCTTGACGGTAATGAAGGGTTTGTTAAGGGTTTGGTTGCGGAAATCATTGAAAATAGTACTAATCTTCATGAGTGTGTTGAAGAGGATGTTTGTGATGAAGAGTGCATAGACATTATTAAATCATTACTAACTGACATTATCGAAGAGAGTACTAACCTAATCGAGACTACACAAAGTACTAATCATGAATTAAATGTTGAACTAATAG aaaatgcgGTTCAGAGTGAAGAAAAAGAATTTGAATCTAAGTCTTCAGAAAAAGTTCCAGTTGCTGAAACTGTGACTATGGAAGATGAAAAAAAGGAAACTGAAGCTGTGACCCCGGAAGAAGTTCCAACTGTTATCGAGAAAAAAGAAGCTGAAACTGTGACTTCAGAAGAAGTTTCAACTGTTAGTGAGAAAAAGGAAGCTGAAAAACCAGCTGAAGACATCAAAACGACAGAAGCTGTAGTAGCTTCAGATAATTCCGAAAACCAAGACAAGCCTGAGGTAAAAGAAAATGACcaataa